In the Mycolicibacterium thermoresistibile genome, one interval contains:
- a CDS encoding alpha/beta hydrolase family protein, whose protein sequence is MDRWRARGVGIIGRVRFGEILLCVVNAIGLAMLVLPLPAGARRARHLASAPALVALAQLIGEGYRWQLVPAYALAAGVTLWWAVRVRRPAPPTGWRRLLGLTVGVVLLAAAVVVPVAVPVFRFPPPTGPYAIGTVTYHWRDDDRREIFDADPAARREIVAQVWYPAEPGADAPVEPYVSDAATLAPAAGRLLGVPGFVFSHLGVVPTHATRQPPLAPDRPRYPVLVFVSGLNGFRQSNMFQVEQLVSHGFVVVGLDQPYTSAVTVLADGRAVDGWPKDRLVDVIQQSITPVTPPPALGDVPLPAGLFPYLAADIGFALDRLGGLDADDPNGLFTGRLDLDRAGAFGISLGAITVGQACHDDSRLRACLMMDAAMPAEVVRTGLRRPAMWLTRDTESILAERDRNGGWPDHEVDETITTQRETFAGSAPGHGYHVEIPGMFHLNYTDAPRYTPLAQRLGMSGPVGAERGHDIVARYTVAFFNRFLGEASDGDAALLDGPPPWPDVRIDRR, encoded by the coding sequence GTGGACAGGTGGCGGGCCCGGGGCGTCGGCATAATCGGCCGGGTGCGGTTCGGCGAGATCTTGTTGTGTGTCGTGAACGCCATCGGACTCGCGATGCTGGTTCTGCCGTTACCCGCGGGTGCTCGCCGGGCACGGCATCTGGCGTCGGCGCCGGCGTTGGTCGCGCTCGCCCAGCTGATCGGCGAGGGCTACCGGTGGCAACTGGTACCGGCCTATGCGCTGGCCGCCGGGGTCACGCTGTGGTGGGCCGTGCGTGTGCGCCGGCCGGCCCCGCCCACGGGGTGGCGGCGGCTGCTCGGTCTGACCGTGGGCGTCGTGCTGCTCGCGGCGGCGGTGGTGGTGCCGGTGGCGGTGCCGGTCTTCCGGTTTCCGCCGCCGACGGGCCCGTACGCGATCGGCACGGTGACCTACCACTGGCGCGACGACGACCGCAGGGAGATCTTCGATGCCGACCCGGCGGCGCGCCGGGAGATCGTCGCGCAGGTCTGGTATCCCGCCGAGCCGGGCGCCGACGCCCCGGTCGAGCCCTATGTCTCGGATGCGGCGACGCTCGCCCCGGCGGCCGGCCGGCTGCTCGGCGTCCCCGGATTCGTGTTCAGCCACCTCGGCGTGGTCCCGACCCACGCCACCCGGCAGCCGCCGCTCGCGCCGGACCGCCCGCGCTACCCGGTTCTGGTCTTCGTCTCCGGGCTCAACGGATTCCGCCAGTCCAACATGTTCCAGGTCGAGCAACTGGTGTCGCACGGTTTCGTCGTCGTCGGCCTCGATCAGCCGTACACCTCCGCGGTCACCGTGCTCGCCGACGGGCGCGCCGTCGACGGTTGGCCCAAGGACCGGCTCGTCGACGTCATCCAGCAGAGCATCACCCCGGTGACACCGCCGCCGGCTCTCGGCGACGTCCCGCTCCCCGCCGGATTGTTCCCCTATCTCGCCGCGGACATCGGCTTCGCGCTCGATCGGCTCGGCGGGCTCGACGCCGACGACCCGAACGGGTTGTTCACCGGCCGGCTCGATCTCGACCGCGCCGGGGCGTTCGGCATCTCGCTGGGGGCGATCACGGTCGGCCAGGCCTGCCATGACGACTCACGGCTGCGCGCCTGCCTGATGATGGACGCCGCGATGCCCGCGGAGGTGGTGCGCACCGGGCTGCGCCGTCCCGCCATGTGGCTGACCCGTGACACCGAATCCATTCTGGCCGAACGTGATCGCAACGGCGGCTGGCCGGACCACGAGGTGGATGAGACCATCACCACCCAGCGTGAGACCTTCGCCGGGAGCGCTCCCGGGCACGGCTACCACGTGGAGATCCCCGGGATGTTCCACCTCAACTACACCGACGCGCCGCGGTACACCCCGCTGGCGCAGAGGCTGGGCATGTCCGGACCGGTCGGCGCCGAACGCGGTCACGACATCGTCGCCCGGTACACGGTGGCGTTCTTCAACCGCTTCCTCGGTGAGGCGAGCGACGGCGATGCCGCGTTGCTCGACGGGCCGCCGCCCTGGCCCGACGTGCGGATCGACCGCCGCTGA
- a CDS encoding HIT family protein, which produces MATVFTKIINRELPGRFVYEDDEVVAFLTIEPMTQGHTLVVPREEIDHWQNIEPEKFAKVMGVAQLIGKAVTKAFDAERAGVIIAGLEVPHLHVHVFPAYNLTDFGFANVDRNPSPESLDEAQQKIKAALAELI; this is translated from the coding sequence ATGGCGACTGTTTTCACCAAGATCATCAACCGTGAGCTGCCCGGCCGGTTCGTCTACGAAGACGACGAGGTGGTCGCGTTCCTGACCATCGAGCCGATGACGCAGGGCCACACCCTGGTGGTCCCGCGCGAGGAGATCGACCACTGGCAGAACATCGAACCCGAGAAGTTCGCCAAGGTGATGGGGGTGGCTCAGCTGATCGGCAAGGCAGTCACCAAGGCGTTCGACGCCGAACGGGCCGGGGTGATCATCGCCGGGCTGGAGGTGCCGCACCTGCACGTCCACGTATTCCCGGCCTACAACCTGACCGACTTCGGATTCGCCAACGTGGACCGCAACCCGTCGCCGGAATCGCTCGACGAGGCCCAGCAGAAGATCAAGGCGGCGCTGGCCGAACTCATCTGA
- a CDS encoding SDR family NAD(P)-dependent oxidoreductase, producing MIGAVVVGGSRGIGLAVAELLAARGVGVVVNGRDPEVVTEAAQRISGVGHAGSPADPAVADALVDTCVQNFGSIDILINCAGTAEPPGSSILNISSGQFRELLDAHLGTVFETCRAAAPRMVAQGGGAIVNTSSFAFLGDYGGTGYPAGKGGVNGLTLAIAAELKEHSVRANVVCPGARTRLSTGPEYEAHIAELHRRGLLDEVSMQGALDAAPPEYVAPTYAYLVSDLAKDITGRIFIAAGGFLGEFARPTPDFLGFRDANDSPPFSVEEIHDMINR from the coding sequence CTGATCGGCGCGGTCGTCGTCGGCGGGTCGCGCGGGATCGGGCTGGCGGTCGCCGAACTGTTGGCGGCTCGCGGTGTCGGGGTGGTGGTCAACGGACGTGACCCCGAGGTCGTGACCGAAGCGGCACAACGCATCTCCGGTGTGGGGCACGCCGGCTCCCCCGCCGACCCGGCGGTCGCCGACGCGCTCGTCGACACCTGCGTGCAGAACTTCGGCAGCATCGACATCCTGATCAACTGCGCCGGCACCGCCGAGCCGCCGGGCTCGTCGATCCTCAACATCAGTTCCGGGCAGTTCCGGGAACTGCTCGACGCGCACCTGGGCACCGTGTTCGAGACCTGCCGTGCCGCCGCGCCGCGGATGGTCGCCCAGGGCGGCGGCGCGATCGTCAACACCAGCTCGTTCGCGTTCCTCGGCGATTACGGCGGCACCGGTTACCCGGCCGGCAAGGGCGGGGTCAACGGTCTCACGCTGGCGATCGCCGCCGAACTGAAGGAGCACTCGGTGCGCGCCAATGTGGTGTGCCCGGGAGCGCGGACGAGGCTGTCCACCGGCCCGGAGTACGAGGCGCACATCGCCGAGCTGCACCGACGCGGGCTGCTCGACGAGGTGAGCATGCAGGGCGCGCTGGACGCCGCACCGCCGGAGTACGTGGCGCCGACGTACGCCTACCTGGTCAGCGATCTGGCGAAGGACATCACCGGCCGGATCTTCATCGCCGCCGGCGGCTTCCTCGGCGAATTCGCCCGGCCCACCCCGGATTTCCTCGGGTTCCGGGACGCCAACGACTCCCCGCCGTTCTCGGTCGAGGAGATCCACGACATGATCAACCGCTGA
- a CDS encoding SDR family oxidoreductase: MPRFDPHPERRPAIVAGASSGIGAATAKELAARGFPVALGARRVEKCEELVEQIRADGGEAVALHLDVTDPDSVKSFVHGAAEKLGDIEVLVAGAGDTFFGRLHEISTEEFESQVQIHLIGANRLATAVLPGMVERRRGDLIFVGSDVALRQRPHMGGYGAAKAGLLAMVHNLQMELEGTGVRASIVHPGPTKTAMGWSLPPDRIEQALNDWAKWGQARHDYFLRASDLARAIAFVAETPRGGFIANMELQPEAPLADAPKERQQLTYPETS; this comes from the coding sequence ATGCCCCGTTTCGACCCGCACCCCGAACGTCGTCCGGCGATCGTCGCCGGCGCCTCGTCGGGAATCGGAGCGGCCACCGCCAAAGAACTGGCGGCGCGCGGCTTCCCGGTCGCGCTCGGCGCCCGCCGGGTGGAGAAGTGCGAGGAGCTCGTCGAGCAGATCCGCGCCGACGGCGGTGAGGCGGTCGCACTGCACCTCGACGTCACCGACCCGGATTCGGTGAAGAGCTTCGTGCACGGCGCCGCCGAGAAGCTCGGCGACATCGAGGTTCTGGTCGCCGGTGCGGGCGACACCTTCTTCGGCCGGCTGCACGAGATCAGCACCGAGGAGTTCGAGTCGCAGGTGCAGATTCATTTGATCGGCGCGAACCGGCTGGCCACCGCGGTGCTGCCGGGCATGGTGGAACGCCGCCGCGGGGACCTGATCTTCGTCGGATCCGATGTCGCCCTGCGCCAGCGGCCCCACATGGGCGGCTACGGCGCCGCCAAGGCGGGCCTGCTGGCGATGGTGCACAACCTGCAGATGGAGCTGGAGGGCACCGGGGTGCGCGCCTCGATCGTGCACCCGGGGCCGACGAAGACGGCGATGGGCTGGAGTCTGCCCCCGGACCGCATCGAGCAGGCCCTCAACGACTGGGCGAAGTGGGGGCAGGCCCGCCACGACTACTTCCTGCGGGCCTCCGATCTGGCCCGGGCGATCGCGTTCGTCGCCGAGACCCCGCGCGGCGGTTTCATCGCGAACATGGAACTGCAGCCGGAGGCTCCGCTGGCCGACGCGCCGAAGGAACGTCAACAACTCACGTATCCGGAGACATCATGA
- a CDS encoding nuclear transport factor 2 family protein — MPSLPREQLEKWVEEWLEANREAERKGDWRGLADFFADDATYGWNIGPKEDVMCVGKDEIREIALGLEMQGLENWVYEYQKVLIDEKQGEIVGFWKQIVTKSDGSTDAIYGIGGSWFRLDANLKIEWQRDFFDFGHVSRMYMKLIESGDLSEGMQKRIERSMAGEKLPGYYPLGQAPVPLW, encoded by the coding sequence ATGCCGTCACTGCCCCGTGAGCAGCTCGAGAAGTGGGTCGAGGAGTGGCTCGAGGCCAACCGGGAGGCCGAACGCAAGGGCGACTGGAGGGGACTCGCCGACTTTTTCGCCGACGACGCCACCTACGGCTGGAACATCGGCCCGAAGGAAGACGTGATGTGCGTCGGCAAAGACGAGATCCGCGAGATCGCGCTCGGTCTGGAGATGCAGGGCCTGGAGAACTGGGTCTACGAGTACCAGAAGGTGCTCATCGACGAGAAGCAGGGCGAGATCGTCGGGTTCTGGAAGCAGATCGTCACCAAGTCCGACGGCAGCACCGACGCGATCTACGGCATCGGCGGCAGCTGGTTCCGGCTCGATGCGAACCTCAAGATCGAGTGGCAGCGCGACTTCTTCGACTTCGGCCACGTCTCCCGCATGTACATGAAGCTGATCGAGTCGGGCGACCTCAGCGAGGGCATGCAGAAGCGCATCGAGCGCAGCATGGCGGGCGAGAAACTGCCCGGGTACTACCCGCTGGGCCAGGCGCCGGTGCCGCTGTGGTGA
- a CDS encoding nuclear transport factor 2 family protein: MSETPVAEAETPVRIASQASWRCVQAGDREGWLALMADDVVIEDPIGQAITNPDGTGVRGKAAVGEFYDTNIGPNRLTVTCEETFPSSSPQEIAYILVLRTEFPDGSAATVRGVFTYRVNDEGLITNLRGYWNMDAMQFSKGPGS; the protein is encoded by the coding sequence TTGTCCGAAACCCCTGTAGCTGAAGCCGAAACACCGGTCCGGATCGCATCGCAGGCTTCGTGGCGGTGCGTGCAGGCCGGCGACCGGGAGGGCTGGCTGGCCCTGATGGCCGACGATGTGGTGATCGAGGACCCGATCGGGCAGGCCATCACCAACCCGGACGGCACCGGGGTGCGCGGCAAGGCCGCTGTGGGCGAGTTCTACGACACCAACATCGGGCCGAACCGGCTGACGGTCACCTGCGAGGAGACCTTCCCGTCCAGTTCGCCCCAAGAGATCGCCTACATCCTGGTGCTGCGCACCGAGTTCCCGGACGGTTCGGCGGCGACCGTCCGGGGGGTGTTCACCTACCGCGTCAACGACGAGGGGTTGATCACCAATCTGCGCGGCTACTGGAACATGGACGCGATGCAGTTCAGCAAGGGGCCGGGCAGCTGA
- a CDS encoding ferredoxin — translation MGSYRVEVDLDLCQGHAMCEVEAPDYFRVPKRGQVEILDPEPPDEARGEIENAVEMCPTRALIIRETGE, via the coding sequence ATGGGTTCCTACCGAGTCGAAGTCGACCTCGACCTGTGCCAGGGGCATGCGATGTGCGAGGTCGAGGCCCCCGACTACTTCCGGGTGCCGAAGCGGGGGCAGGTCGAGATTCTCGACCCCGAACCCCCGGACGAGGCCCGGGGCGAGATCGAGAACGCGGTCGAGATGTGCCCGACCCGGGCGCTGATCATTCGAGAAACAGGAGAGTAG
- a CDS encoding cytochrome P450, with translation MTVTELILDPYDYDFHEDPYPYYKRLRDEAPLYHNEDLGFWALSRHADVLKGFRNSVNLSNKYGVSLDPASRGPHASKTMSFLAMDDPEHLRLRTLVSKGFTPRRVRELEPRVTEIATQHLDTMLARAGDNETVDYVDEFAGKLPMDVISELMGVPEPDRAQLRAWADGVMHREEGVTDVPPAAVEASINLIVYYQQMVAERRRKPTDDLTTALLEAEIDGDRLTDDEILGFMFLMVIAGNETTTKLLANAMYWAHRNPDQIAPLYDDLDRIPQWVEETLRYDTSSQILARTVVGDLTLYDTRIPEGDVVLLLPGSAHRDERVFDDPDRYLIGREIGSKLVSFGSGAHFCLGAHLARMEARVALTELFKRIRGYEVDEANAVRVHSSNVRGFAHLPITVEVR, from the coding sequence ATGACCGTCACCGAACTGATCCTCGACCCGTACGATTACGACTTCCACGAGGATCCCTACCCGTACTACAAGCGGTTGCGCGACGAAGCCCCGCTCTACCACAACGAGGACCTCGGGTTCTGGGCGCTGTCGCGGCACGCCGACGTGCTGAAGGGGTTCCGCAACAGCGTCAACCTGTCCAACAAGTACGGCGTCTCACTGGATCCGGCGTCCCGGGGCCCGCACGCCAGCAAGACCATGTCGTTTCTGGCCATGGACGACCCGGAACATCTGCGGCTGCGCACCCTGGTCTCCAAAGGGTTCACCCCCCGGCGGGTCCGCGAGCTCGAACCGCGGGTCACCGAGATCGCGACCCAGCACCTCGACACCATGCTGGCCAGGGCCGGTGACAACGAAACCGTCGACTACGTCGACGAATTCGCCGGCAAGTTGCCGATGGACGTGATCTCGGAGCTGATGGGGGTGCCCGAGCCGGACCGCGCCCAGTTGCGGGCCTGGGCCGACGGGGTAATGCACCGCGAGGAGGGCGTCACCGACGTGCCCCCCGCCGCGGTGGAGGCCTCCATCAACCTGATCGTCTACTACCAGCAGATGGTCGCCGAGCGGCGCAGGAAGCCGACCGACGACCTCACCACCGCGCTGCTGGAGGCCGAGATCGACGGGGACCGGCTCACCGACGACGAGATTCTCGGGTTCATGTTCCTGATGGTCATCGCCGGTAACGAGACCACCACGAAACTGCTGGCCAACGCGATGTACTGGGCCCACCGGAATCCGGACCAGATCGCGCCGCTGTACGACGATCTGGACCGGATCCCGCAGTGGGTGGAGGAGACGCTGCGCTACGACACCTCCAGCCAGATCCTGGCCCGCACCGTCGTCGGGGACCTCACCCTGTATGACACCAGGATCCCGGAGGGCGATGTGGTGCTGCTGCTGCCGGGCTCCGCCCACCGCGACGAGCGGGTGTTCGACGATCCCGACCGGTACCTGATCGGTCGCGAGATCGGTTCGAAGCTGGTGAGTTTCGGCAGCGGCGCGCATTTCTGCCTCGGCGCCCATCTGGCCCGGATGGAGGCCCGGGTGGCGCTGACCGAGTTGTTCAAGCGGATCCGCGGCTACGAGGTCGACGAGGCGAACGCGGTGCGCGTGCACTCGAGCAACGTACGCGGATTCGCCCATCTGCCCATCACAGTGGAGGTTCGTTGA
- a CDS encoding NDMA-dependent alcohol dehydrogenase codes for MKTKGALIWEFNQPWSVEEIEIGDPVKDEVKIRMEASGMCHSDHHLVTGGIPMGGFPVLGGHEGAGVVEEVGPGVEEVQPGDHVVLSFIPSCGQCPSCQAGLRNLCDLGAGLLNGAAVSDGTFRITARGQNVYPMTLLGTFSPYMVVHKSSVVKIDKDIPFEVACLVGCGVTTGYGSAVRSGDVRPGDDVAIVGVGGVGMGALQGAVNAGARYIFAIDPVEWKRDQALKFGATHVYPDIESAMAGIAEVTWGLMAKKVIVTVGELKGEDIDAYVNLTAKGGTCVLTAIGSLLDTQVNLNLSMLTLLQKNLQGTIFGGGNPHHDIPQLLSMYKAGKLNLDDMVTRQYKLEQINEGYQDMLEGRNIRGVIRYTDDDR; via the coding sequence ATGAAGACAAAAGGCGCCCTCATCTGGGAGTTCAATCAGCCGTGGTCGGTCGAGGAGATCGAGATCGGTGACCCCGTCAAGGATGAGGTCAAGATCCGGATGGAAGCCTCGGGCATGTGCCACTCCGACCACCATCTGGTGACCGGCGGCATCCCGATGGGCGGGTTCCCGGTGCTCGGCGGGCATGAAGGCGCCGGGGTGGTCGAGGAGGTCGGCCCGGGGGTCGAGGAGGTGCAGCCGGGCGACCACGTGGTGTTGTCGTTCATCCCGTCGTGCGGGCAGTGCCCGTCGTGTCAGGCCGGGCTGCGCAACCTCTGCGATCTCGGGGCCGGTCTGCTCAACGGCGCCGCGGTGTCCGACGGGACCTTCCGCATCACCGCCCGCGGGCAGAACGTCTACCCGATGACGCTGCTGGGCACCTTCTCGCCGTACATGGTGGTGCACAAGAGCTCGGTGGTGAAGATCGACAAGGACATCCCGTTCGAGGTGGCCTGCCTGGTCGGCTGCGGTGTCACCACCGGCTACGGCTCGGCGGTGCGCAGCGGCGACGTCCGCCCGGGCGACGACGTCGCGATCGTCGGGGTCGGCGGCGTCGGCATGGGTGCGCTGCAGGGGGCGGTCAACGCCGGGGCCCGCTACATCTTCGCGATCGACCCGGTGGAGTGGAAGCGCGATCAGGCGCTGAAATTCGGTGCCACCCACGTCTATCCGGACATCGAGTCGGCGATGGCGGGCATCGCGGAGGTCACCTGGGGTCTGATGGCCAAGAAGGTCATCGTCACCGTCGGTGAGCTCAAGGGTGAGGACATCGACGCTTACGTCAACCTCACCGCCAAGGGCGGAACCTGCGTGCTGACCGCGATCGGCAGCCTGCTGGACACCCAGGTCAACCTGAATCTGTCCATGCTGACGCTGCTGCAGAAGAACCTGCAGGGCACCATCTTCGGCGGCGGCAACCCGCATCACGACATCCCGCAGCTGCTGTCGATGTACAAGGCCGGCAAGCTCAACCTCGACGACATGGTCACCCGGCAGTACAAGCTGGAGCAGATCAACGAGGGCTACCAGGACATGCTCGAGGGCCGCAACATCCGCGGCGTCATCCGCTACACCGACGACGACCGGTGA
- a CDS encoding TetR/AcrR family transcriptional regulator, with the protein MSSEAVSAITSEAGATGDTRRNRRQEETFRKVLAAGMETLRESSYADLTVRAVAARAKVAPATAYTYFSSKNHLIAEVYLDLVRQVPYFTDVNDPMPTRVEKALRSLALVVADEPEVAAACTTALMSGNDPAVRKVRDRIGAEIHRRIRSAVGPGADPRLVSALEMTFFGALVHAGSGAFTYHQIADRLSYVVGLILGEDQHAPTPGGDE; encoded by the coding sequence GTGTCCAGCGAAGCGGTGTCCGCCATCACATCCGAGGCGGGAGCCACCGGTGATACCCGCCGCAACCGGCGCCAGGAGGAGACCTTCCGCAAGGTCCTGGCGGCCGGTATGGAGACGCTGCGCGAGTCCTCCTACGCGGATCTGACCGTGCGGGCGGTGGCCGCGCGCGCGAAGGTGGCCCCGGCGACGGCCTACACCTATTTCTCGTCCAAGAACCACCTGATCGCCGAGGTGTATCTCGACCTGGTCCGCCAGGTGCCCTACTTCACCGATGTCAACGATCCGATGCCGACCCGGGTGGAGAAGGCGCTACGCAGCCTGGCGCTGGTGGTCGCCGACGAACCCGAGGTGGCGGCCGCCTGCACCACCGCGCTGATGAGCGGAAACGATCCCGCGGTGCGCAAGGTCCGGGACCGGATCGGCGCCGAGATCCACCGCCGCATCCGCTCCGCGGTCGGACCGGGGGCGGATCCCCGGCTGGTGTCGGCGCTGGAGATGACGTTCTTCGGCGCCCTGGTGCACGCCGGTAGCGGCGCCTTCACCTATCACCAGATCGCCGACCGGCTGAGCTACGTGGTGGGGCTCATCCTGGGCGAAGACCAACATGCTCCCACCCCCGGAGGGGATGAATGA
- a CDS encoding cytochrome P450, translating to MTSQQLKEVPRVSGGEEEHGHLEEFRTDPIGLMQRVRDECGDVGYFQLVDKPVILLTGAEANEFFFRAADEDLDQAAAYPFMTPIFGKGVVFDASPERRKEMLHNSALRGEHMKSHATTIEGEVRKMIADWGDEGEIDLLDFFAELTIYTSTACLIGLKFRNQLDKRFAEYYHLLERGTDPLCYVDPYLPIESFRLRDEARAKLVELVQEIIDQRLANPPRSKADRDMLDVLVSIKDENGDPRFSADEITGMFISLMFAGHHTSSGTSAWTLIELIRHPEIYAEVQAELDELYSDGQAVNFHALRQIPKLDNVVKETLRLHPPLIILMRVAQGEFEVCGFPIHKGDYVAASPAISNRIPEDFPDPDAFRPDRYDKPEQADIVNRWTWIPFGAGRHRCVGAAFAQMQIKAIFSVLLREYEFEMAQPPESYRNDHSKMVVQLQQPARARYRRRAKAAKAAKE from the coding sequence ATGACCAGCCAGCAGCTCAAAGAGGTCCCCCGGGTTTCCGGCGGAGAAGAGGAACACGGCCACCTCGAGGAGTTCCGCACCGACCCGATCGGCCTGATGCAGCGGGTCCGCGACGAGTGCGGTGACGTCGGGTATTTCCAGCTCGTCGACAAGCCGGTGATCCTGCTGACCGGTGCGGAGGCCAACGAGTTCTTCTTCCGCGCCGCCGACGAGGACCTCGACCAGGCCGCGGCGTATCCGTTCATGACGCCGATCTTCGGGAAGGGTGTGGTGTTCGACGCCAGTCCCGAGCGGCGCAAGGAGATGCTGCACAACTCGGCGCTGCGCGGCGAGCATATGAAGAGCCACGCCACCACGATCGAGGGCGAAGTGCGCAAGATGATCGCCGACTGGGGCGATGAGGGCGAGATCGACCTGCTCGACTTCTTCGCCGAGTTGACGATCTACACCTCGACGGCGTGCCTGATCGGGTTGAAGTTCCGCAATCAGCTCGACAAACGCTTCGCCGAGTACTACCACCTGCTCGAACGCGGCACCGACCCGCTGTGCTACGTCGACCCGTACCTGCCGATCGAGAGTTTCCGGCTGCGCGACGAGGCGCGGGCGAAACTCGTTGAGCTGGTTCAGGAGATCATCGATCAGCGGCTGGCCAACCCGCCGAGAAGCAAGGCCGACCGCGACATGCTCGACGTGCTGGTGTCGATCAAGGACGAGAACGGCGACCCGCGGTTCTCCGCCGACGAGATCACCGGCATGTTCATCTCCCTGATGTTCGCCGGCCACCACACCAGCTCGGGCACCTCGGCGTGGACGCTGATCGAGCTGATCCGGCATCCGGAGATCTACGCCGAGGTGCAGGCCGAGCTCGACGAGCTCTACTCCGACGGGCAGGCGGTGAACTTCCACGCGCTGCGCCAGATCCCCAAGCTCGACAACGTGGTCAAGGAGACGCTGCGGCTGCATCCCCCGCTGATCATCCTGATGCGGGTGGCCCAGGGTGAGTTCGAGGTGTGCGGCTTCCCGATCCACAAGGGCGATTACGTCGCCGCCTCCCCGGCGATCAGCAACCGGATCCCCGAGGACTTCCCCGACCCGGACGCGTTCCGGCCGGACCGCTACGACAAGCCCGAGCAGGCCGACATCGTCAACCGGTGGACGTGGATCCCGTTCGGCGCCGGCCGGCACCGCTGCGTCGGCGCGGCGTTCGCCCAGATGCAGATCAAGGCGATCTTCTCGGTTCTGTTGCGGGAGTACGAGTTCGAGATGGCTCAGCCGCCGGAGAGCTACCGCAACGATCACTCCAAGATGGTCGTGCAGCTGCAGCAGCCGGCCAGGGCCCGCTACCGGCGGCGCGCCAAGGCCGCCAAGGCCGCCAAGGAATAG
- a CDS encoding aldehyde dehydrogenase, translated as MSLLADRESRLLIDGKLVAGSAGAFTTINPATEDVLGVAANADADDMVRAIDAARRAFDDTDWSTNTALRVRCLRQLQQAMRDHLEELRELTIAEVGAPRMLTSGGQLETPVEDLSFAADTAENYRWSTDLGRATPQGIPTDRRIVREPVGVVGAITPWNFPHQINLAKIGPALAAGNTLVLKPAPDTPWAGAVLGELITGHTDFPPGVINIVTSSDHAVGAVLASDPRVDMVSFTGSTATGRSVMTDAAATIKKVFLELGGKSAFLVLDDADLAGACSMAAFTAAMHAGQGCAITTRLVVPRARYDEAVEAAAATMGSLKPGDPTDKRTVCGPVISARQRDRVQGYLDLAVAEGGRFACGGGRPADRDVGFFIEPTVIAGLTNDARVAREEIFGPVLTVIAHDGDDDAVRIANDSPYGLSGTVFSGDDERAQAVAARLRVGTVNVNGGIWYSADAPFGGYKQSGIGREMGVAGFEEYTELKVIATAVAQ; from the coding sequence ATGTCGTTACTGGCCGATCGCGAGAGCCGCCTGCTCATCGACGGCAAACTGGTCGCCGGCAGCGCCGGCGCCTTCACCACCATCAATCCGGCGACCGAGGACGTGCTCGGGGTCGCCGCCAACGCCGACGCCGATGACATGGTGCGGGCGATCGACGCGGCGCGGCGGGCTTTCGACGACACCGACTGGTCGACCAACACCGCCCTGCGGGTGCGCTGTCTGCGGCAGCTGCAGCAGGCGATGCGAGACCATCTGGAGGAGCTGCGCGAGCTCACCATCGCCGAGGTCGGCGCGCCCCGGATGCTCACCTCCGGCGGGCAGCTGGAAACCCCCGTCGAGGACTTGTCGTTCGCCGCCGACACCGCCGAGAACTACCGGTGGTCAACCGATCTCGGGCGCGCCACCCCGCAGGGCATCCCCACTGACCGACGAATCGTGCGAGAGCCGGTCGGCGTGGTCGGCGCGATCACCCCGTGGAACTTCCCGCACCAGATCAACCTGGCCAAGATCGGCCCGGCGCTCGCCGCCGGCAACACCCTGGTGCTCAAACCCGCACCGGACACCCCGTGGGCGGGCGCGGTGCTCGGCGAGCTCATCACCGGGCACACCGACTTCCCGCCCGGCGTCATCAACATCGTCACCTCCAGCGACCACGCCGTCGGGGCCGTGCTGGCCTCCGATCCGCGGGTCGACATGGTGTCGTTCACCGGATCCACCGCCACCGGCCGGTCGGTGATGACCGACGCCGCCGCCACCATCAAGAAGGTGTTCCTCGAGCTCGGGGGCAAATCGGCCTTCCTGGTGCTCGACGACGCCGATCTGGCCGGGGCCTGTTCGATGGCGGCTTTCACCGCCGCGATGCACGCCGGTCAGGGCTGCGCGATCACCACCCGGCTGGTGGTACCGCGGGCCCGTTACGACGAGGCCGTCGAGGCCGCCGCGGCCACCATGGGCTCGCTCAAGCCCGGGGACCCCACCGACAAGCGCACCGTGTGCGGGCCGGTCATCTCCGCGCGGCAGCGCGACCGGGTGCAGGGCTATCTGGACCTCGCCGTCGCCGAAGGCGGCCGGTTCGCCTGCGGTGGCGGGCGACCCGCCGACCGCGACGTCGGCTTCTTCATCGAGCCGACCGTGATCGCCGGGCTGACCAACGACGCCCGGGTGGCTCGCGAGGAGATCTTCGGCCCGGTGCTCACCGTGATCGCCCACGACGGCGACGACGATGCCGTGCGCATCGCCAACGACTCCCCGTACGGGTTGAGCGGCACCGTGTTCAGCGGTGACGACGAGCGTGCACAGGCCGTCGCCGCCCGGCTGCGGGTGGGCACGGTCAACGTCAACGGCGGCATTTGGTACTCCGCCGACGCCCCGTTCGGCGGTTACAAGCAGTCCGGCATCGGCCGTGAGATGGGCGTGGCCGGGTTCGAGGAGTACACCGAGCTCAAGGTCATCGCCACGGCGGTGGCGCAATAG